The Brassica rapa cultivar Chiifu-401-42 chromosome A10, CAAS_Brap_v3.01, whole genome shotgun sequence genome segment CGTCAACTTTTATCTCTAATCAAAATATCATACTTACCCGAACCAATCCCGAAACCAAAATTGGTTTTCATTCAACCAAGTCGAATCAAACCAAAACTCAAGATCATTTGCTTCCTCTCCAACGGGACATCACCTCCAATGCCCACCCTCCTTATCGGTCAATCTTTGAAGGACatgaaacaaaaaggaaaaaatataaaatggcaAATTGCTGGAATTTACAGTTAACCCTAAGGAAGGTAAACTATTTACGGGTTTTACCAAGTTTAACCGGAGAGAAAACCGAATCGAATTGAAATACGAACCAAAGATCATAAATTAGACTTAACCGTTCCCAATCCAACTTAAACCCTCCGATCCAATCTCGATTTTAACCATCTCGAACCCGAATCCAAATAACCACTCAATTTCGATTTAAACCAAGTCTCCCCTTTATTTCCATTTCCCCTCTCTCTCGGGATCCCCTCTCTCTCAACGGTTTCCCCCAAATTCGAAAACGTAACCCTAGAACATCCCACTCCCCTTCGATTCCTTCGATTTCCCTTCGATTATTCACCGAAAACGTGTGAATCATGGTTGAAACTAGGCTGGGTAAGAGAAAGGATAGGCCTCCTCCAACGGCTCCTCCTCCGCAAAAGAGCGGGACCTCGAAGAACTCGAAGAAGAACAAACCGAAGAAGAGTTCCAAGAAGAGAAAAACGACGGATGAGGAATCACCGGCGGTTGATTTTGTTGGAACCGTGGGAGTTGCGGAGGAGAATGAAGTAGAAGAACCGGCTAAGGATGTAGAAGATcgggagaaagagaaagaagaatcggagaaggagaaagaaagggaagaagaaaatggagacgaagatgaagaggaagaagaaaatagCGATGAATCTCAAGAAGAGAAAGACGAAAATGGAGacaaagatgaagaggaagaaggaaaTAGCGATGAATCTCAAGAAGAGAAAGACGAAAATGGAGacaaagatgaagaggaagaaggaaaTAGCGATGAAGAAGTAGAGaacaaagatgaagaaaaaatcCAAGAGGAGGAAGACACCGGAGAAGAAGAGAACGGGACTCCCGAAGAGAACAGAGgtcaaaatgaaaatgaaaatcaagAACAAGGAGAACCCCCATTGGAAGCGGAATTAGGAAAtgttgatggtgatggtgaagGGGTTCTCGGGCAAGGAGAAGAGGTAATAAGTGTGGAACTTGAATAGGGTTTAACTAGATATACTAGGAAAGGCTCGGATAACTTAGGAGAACTATGTTTTAGTACTTGCATAACTGATGTAGAACACAATGTTACTTGCAGGAATTAGAGGCAACCGAGGCAATCAAACCGTTGAGGATGTACTTCTATGAGTCGGAgtacaagaaacaaataaagCTAGCGACCAAATGTTTCGTCAAAGACGTTATGGTTACATTTGACAATCTGGAACCGCCGATGAGTGATACTGAGAGGAAGTGGTTTGAGAAGCATCCACAATTCTGTCACGTGTTCCACCTGGAGAAAGACTCAAACCACATGGTCCAAGGAATGTGGATGTTGCTATTGCGGACAGTGGATAGCTCGAAGAGGAAGGAAGTGTGGTTCATTGTGAATGGTGTTCCCATCCGCTATGGCCTGAGAGAACACGCTTTGATCTCAGGTCTTAGCTGCCGCAACTATCCACTTGGGTATAAGGAGTTTGGTGATAGAAAGTTCGTGAAGCGCCATTTCAAGAAGGGAGAATCAATAAGGCTTGAGGATGTCAAAGCGAAGCTGTTGGCTATGGGAGAACACAGAGACCGGCTGAAGATGATGGTTTTGTTCTTTTTAGGAAGTGTTATCTGTGCGCAAACGAAAGTAGGAAAAGGCGCCAGAGATGTTTTGGAATTCTTCCAAAGAGCTGTGGACGATCTCGAGTTCTGCGAAAACTTTCCATGGGGGAGGTACTCGTTTGATTACATGGTTAAGGAGATATCGCACACCATAGATCATTTTGGAGGCCGGGTTAGAGAGAAGACTTTATGGCCACTTCCAGGTTTCTGTCTGCCACTGGAGGTAAGCAATTGAAGATAATCACCTTATCATTTGTTAATTTTATTGTGTTAAGTGTTTGTACATGATTGGTATGTAGTTGCTTGCTTTTGAGGCAATTCCCAAGTTGGGATTGAAGTTCAGAAAAGAGGTTGAAGACGTCGATGTAGACTGTCCTAGGATGTGCAGATCAGTCTTTAAATCAGCAGGGATGAAAGGGTTTTCACTTTCAAAATTGAATCGGGAACTGGACAAACTGGACAAAATAACGGTATGTTTCTTCCCCTACAAACTTTGAAAATGTTGTAGCATTATACTAACATaagattattttttggttttaattttttggtatcAGTCACGGGATATCCACAGCATCCTTCCTACCAAGACAGAAGAAGAAGTAGCTCTTTTGGAAGAGATGACTGAAGAGGAGGACGACGTTGATGTCGATGATATTTCTGTTGACAGTTGGATAAAGCGTCTTGCGGAAGGACATTCAGTCTTTTTTGAAGAGATGTATGATGTAGACGTTGCTGCGCGTGATCCAAATGCACAAGAGGCTGTCGACGAAGATCAGGATGACGAAGAAGGTGGAGAGGAAGGAGGCGCAAGccagaagaagatgatggaggAGTTGATCAAACAAGTGAAAATGTTTGGCACTCAGCTAAAGAGAGTTAAGAAGACAATGGACAAGTTTGAGGAAAGGATGGTGGTTCCGTTTGAGGCGTTTATGAAGAAAGCTATGGATGAAGGGCAAGGAAGCAGGGAGTGAAGAACTCGGTTATGTATTTTGTAAACTCGGTTATGTATTTTGTGGGAAGTTGGACCcattattttgttgttgtgtggATGTTGGAAACCTATTGACTTATTAGGTATGTTGGATGGAACTTGTTCTTGTTATCATGGATGTTGCAATCTTGTTATCATGGAAGTTCTTAtgattattttttgaatgtGCCTCTTAAGGAAAACTAAgaaaagtaggataacttaATGAAAACTAGGACAACTAGGAGAACTTGTAGAACTTAatgaaaactaggaaaactagaAATACTAGGAAAACTAATTCTTCAACACCACACTTAAACTAAGCATACAATTCTTCAAACTTCCTAACAATgtcatcttcttcattttcgTCATTCCCGCCCCCGCCCTTccctgtcttcttcttctccaagtgACTTTTCATTTCAGAAATGGTCTTCTGTAATTGCTCAATCACTTTATCCTTCTCCTGGATTTCATCACGGGCTTGAAGCAATGCTCTCCTTTGCCATTCTGTACCAACCTCTTCATCGAACCAAGAGAAGTAATTGCATTCATTTCCAAGCTGCAATAAGGTCAAAATTCAAACCCAATTCAAATTCAGATTCCATTATATCCAGATTCCATCATATATTCATACCTTAAAACGCGGACAGCCATAAAAGTGTCGACCAGGATTTTTCTCAGTCCAAGCTTGCCTTATTTTCGCCGGCAAGCCACAGTGACACAACCTCAGACAAGAAAATCGGCGGCGGCTCCTTTGCGATAAAGAcgaacccgaacccgaacccACTTCCATCTTCACTTTTTCCATCTCACTTGCTCGGCGAGGGGGGAAGAGAATTCGATTCTCAAAATAGAGAAGAGAGacgagagagggagagagacacGGGAGAGAGGGGGGGAAGAGGAAATGGGGGGAgaaatagagagaaagagagagggagagatgaAAAAGGGATAAAAAGTCAAACTGAAAGTACTTGAAAGGCTTTGGGAGGGGAGTAAATTTGTGTGGTTGAGATAATTgcccaaaaaaaatttgttcataGTTATACCCAAGATACTAGTATTCCCAACTTTGGTCATAGTTATATTTTTGTCGGTTTCTAATTTATTTAGTGTtactaatctattaaaattggTTATCTAGTTTTACCTTCAATATTACTAGtttaaattgttatatatatagttccGTGCAATTATATTTAGCGAATAGATATAACTCGAAAGTTTCGTTTGTAAGATGTCTTTGGCCAACAAAGTGTTATTGGAATTACAAGGTCTCGTAAGGGATACATGAGAGTTTTTTTCCTAAATTTCAGAAATTGATAACCgagttttattataaatatatgttagagttgcgaaaacaaatataaaacaatGATATTCAGGTTTTGATAGAGAAAAAACTATGAGATTCGAGTTTTGATATAGATAATACTAATGtcattacaaaacaaagtagatTTCAAGTTTACGCAGTTTTCCAAGTCATACAACACGATACAACACGAAATGAAACAAAGTTCAAGAGCCACAAAATCAAGTACCCAAATGCATTACTCGAAATATGCATTACTCCAAATTCATCCAAATTTAAACTCTTTTCCTTCCTTGCCGCTTGATGCGATATGGAGGTATGATCTTCACCTCCTTGATCTGATCTGGTACATTCCAAGAAGCCATGTCGGGCACAACATTAAGTGTTCTGGAATACGCCAAATGCCACATTTCCGTCCAGTAGTATTTTGAGCACAACTCATGGATATCAAGGCGCCTGCCATCAACATTCCTAGCGAAATAGATATAAGCTGCCAGTCCATGCAGACAAGGGAACTTTTCATAGTCCCACACCTTGCAAGTACAAGTTTTTCCAACCAAGGTCGCCCAAAACACCTTTCCTGCAGTGTCAGTGATCTCGTACTTAAGCTCGTAACTATCAAGTTCCCGCACAGGTAACTTATGTGCAACAGCCCATAGATCGTGCAAGTAGTTCTCAACCCGAGGCACCAGTCTTGTATTCATTGATCTAGAAACAACATCCTTCCGTTGAGTGAACCAATCAGAGAATTTCCTAATGATACAATCCAGCATTGGTATTAAGGCCCACCTTGTTGCCTCTTTAAACACGTTCTTCATTGATCCCAGAGTGTTGCTTGTATCCAAGTTGTACCTATCACGTGGGAAAAAAACCCTTGCCCATTTGTCCTTTTCAATACCACATTCCTCCACATACTTGTACGCAGCTGGACATCTTATCTTAAATGAGTCGTAAGCAGAATTGAAGTCATCAACCGTGTAATATCTGCCCAACTCCATAAGTTTTTGCCCGACTATATTCTTGTTGACGTTACAAGCATGTAATTTCACCTTTTCCTTCAAATGCCATAAACAATGACCATGGTGAGCCTGTGGAAATACGTTTCCTATGGCGAAAATCAAGCTCTGATGAAGAGTACTAATGAAAACCAGTTCAGAAGAGTCTGGTATAACACTTTTAAGCATCTCGAAAAACCAAGTCCAACTAGCAAGATTCTCACCATCTACTACTGCAAACGCAAGTGGATAACTCTGACCATTAGGATCCTGAGCTTTCGCGAAAACTAAAACACCACCGTTCTTCAGACGTATCCCCTCCACAGCTATCACCTTCCTCATAACTGCAAACCCTTCAATGCAAGCTCCCAAAGCTATGAAAAGGTACTCAAATTTACTTCTATCATCCAATTTCAAACAGGTTTTTGTCCCCGGATTCACTTGCTCTAACATGTACAAATAGCTATACAACATCTTGTAGCTCTCTTTCGGACTACCAGGTATATCTCTGACGTGATTGCTCATTGTGTCCTGCCAAAAGGAACCAAACAAAAGAAACTCACTACAATTTCCCCTACTATTATCCTGCTACAGTTTTACCAGTTATTCGAATTTTTCCTGTTTTCCTAATTCTACCAGTTGTACCCAGTTATTCAGTTTTACTACAATTTATCAAGAACAATTGAATAATCTAGGGTTTATCCCTATCCCTCAACTCCAATTCACCTACCGAAATTCATTATACCGAAATTTACCCCGAAACTAAACAAAACTTGTCACAATTACAAATCTATTAAAACCCCCAAAACCTACTTCCGAAATAATGCTCGAACAGAGCATAACTTACCGGCAGCGTTCGAGAagctgagagagagaggagtggAGGAGGAGTGGAGGAGGAGTGGAGGAGGGGGAGAGTGGAGGAGGAGCTGCAGGAGGAGCTGTAGGTTGGGTGGTCTGGGGGGAGGGGAGCTCGGGGAGAATCGGGattcacttttttctttttttttagaccAAACCAACAAACATAAGAaccacttttaattttttttacagacCAATCCAATTCAGATCCGACCAAACCCGAGTTATGTTGGATGCCGATTTTGGTTTGGGACATTCTTGGTTCCAATTAAAATATGTCCTTTTGGTCTTTTCACATATTCATTAATGCTTGATGggtatagtatattttatggTGCATAGGAGATTGATTGAGGAGGAGATTGGGCATTGGAGGTGATGTCCCCTCTCCAACCAGCCAAATCTCTTTTCAATTCGAATCAAAGTCTGGTAAGCTCTTGCCGACCAAAAACAAATCCCATATACCCTCCATCCTTTTTcgattttagtttttactatTTTAACCTGCGCTTTCAAATTACTAATCTGATTATTAGTtcataataaaaacaaaaaatctgtTTGTTCAACCCgttttatttgataaatatttcttatattcAATGAAATAATCCAGAAATGGTAATTATAAAAACGTCTACTCATTAATCATAGgggaaattttatgtttaacaCTTTCattggtaccacttttcatctttaccactaTTAAAGAGACATactttcttcattaagtggcaaaagactcttatatcaTTGTTATCTATACTAGATTTTTTagccgcgctacgcgcggataagatattatatgtatttatcaattctaaaaaataatgtataatattgtattatattatttaaagaatagaaaataagactacataacataaatatattttttatattttctttgtggaaatcattatgttgtttgattgttgtacttaatccacatatttgcatagatatttgtgatagatgaataactatatttttattatcagtaaataatatataatatatatttattatataatataagaaaaatagaattatttactttttaacaaacttgtctcatgttggggactcggttatagacatatcatattcgaatgaaacatttttacacttatcaatcttcttaacaatcaagaaacaaatctgaatatcaaaacaatatctcatacgatctctttgtggaataactgctctgaaaaaattgaatttatgcataaaaaaggactggaaatggatgtgcatatgtgttatctaagtcagctttacaaaaaactatttatagttcatatatcatttatgtccatcctatttttttgtccatcatttcttaaacatcttgaaataagtaatgctaattaataataaactttttgctcacaaaataaaaatcaaatttgtctaattatcgcttaatttgtctaactgatatatgtatttctcaattctaaaaaataatgtataatattgtattacattatttaaaaaatataaaatatgactacataacataaatatatgatgacaaaaaaaaacataaatatattttttagatttctttgtggaaatcattatgttgtttgattattgtacttgattcacatatttgcatagatatttgtgatcgatgaataactatatttttattatcagtaaataatatatattgattatataatataagaaaaataaaattatttactttttacacaaacttgtctcatgttggagactcggttatagacatatcatatacgaaggagacatttttacagttatcaatcttcttaacattgaaaaaacaaatctacatatcaaaacaatatctcatacgatttatttgtggaataactactctgaagaaattgaatttaggcatcaaaaaggactgaaaatggatgtgcagatatgttatctaagtttgcttcacaaagtactattcatagttcatatatcattaatgtccattctactttttgtccaccatttcttaaacatcttgaaataactgatgctaattaataataaactttttgctgaaaaaaaaatcaaatttgtctaattatcgcttaaatattttattaatatggtctaagaagcttttaagtgatatcatagtttaatttattagtttttttgttaatttttagaggtttttgtatttaagattttttttcatattaagcttctatttctttcacggaattgatatatatatatatatatatatcataaaaattaccatcaaatcagttttacttatttattattttgttttaacgaaaatacactttttaaataatttaatttaaaataaaattatatattaatttgctgtattttatcaatttcattgatttaattaatttgctttggtggataacttaaaaagttttcatatgaatcggggaaagcaagcttatgttgttatattatatttattttgtgtatatagaatctatatataatgctagtgtaataaagaaagaacattattttttgtaacttcaaaaagatacattattacaatttaaaatgaatcaaaattgaataatggtaattaaatatttgtaaatctaattgtttagttggattctcatggaaaaaaaatcgattggttaaacaaatgtttcaaaatttgttgtggtattgttttgtctataaattataaaatttattgaattaatatatttaattattgcatccttaaataatattttattaagacattagaaaaatatgttttgagttgttttgtcaaattgtacaaaaatctatgctttttcatatttgtaacttcaaaaagatacattatgacaatttgaaattaatcaaaattgaataaaatggtaattaaatatttgtaaatctaattattatttttatcttgtttagttggattctcatgaaaaaaaatcgataggttaaacaaatgtttcaaaatttgttgtgttattgttttgtctataaattacaaaatttattgaattaatatatttaattattgcacccttaaataatattttattaagacattagagaagtatgttatgagttgttttgtcaaaattttacaaaaatctatgctttttcatatttgtcacgaaaatttatatgttaaacttacttttacaaaatcttaactttgtcacgaaaacaaaaatctatgctttttcatatttgtcaacgttctcacactttctaagaatatattagcttagtcacttacttattttttttttacaaaacaaagtatcggagtcttgaaagttgaattcatattattgtaaatgtacataagagtttgtgactatatacttagtggtttttgtatatgtgtccaagaaagtttcaatggcttagtggtaactgtcctatatatatcatactaacccgggttcgattcccaccttcgcattgtttttttattttttacgaaaaataaatgagatgacatggcaatttcgggttctctgattggttgatttttctatcctatgtggacaccctctccatggcttatatctcccttttagtatagtatagatatataataaattattatttaaataaaaaataaattttttttttatgttttcgaattatactttttcaaattcaaacttttttataacttttttttgaatatttttcgattttttctcaaaaaattttttgaaatcaaaaattatgtttgaaactattttttatatttttaagtatttattagaattctaaattttatattccaaaaaccctaccccacctcacccctcaactctaaaccctaagtttagattagttaactttagggtataaatgtcttttacccttcattaaaagtgagggtagaAATgcttagtgtaaacatgaaaagtgatactacgaatgtggtatttgtggcaactTTCCTCAATCATAGGTTGGTTTAGAAAAAAATCCACTTTCTTTtaggtttttaaatattaatttaaaaataattagaaattgttaattatgttttttgtaaaattatagttttgtaaCGAAAATATTCatgaaatttatttaatatcattttaaaaaagaattacatttaatttaaaactatatcagataaaacttattttagtaGAACCAACAGTTAGAATGTTaaatgtttaaattaaatgGAAAGTATAGAttgcataaaattaaaattattatcattcacaaaaatatggaaagtattagttaccataaatattGGAAATATTCagttgtttattttaaataaataatatcaaTATAATTAAATGTTAGTGGCATGGCATTGTAATTATAATAGAAAAGTAAGGAAAGAATCATAAGagggattctgctttaatattataaattatttaatcccGAAAGCAGAGTATAAGATCACAAAACCAAGATACAATTTAAAGAACTACAATCCATCCAGGTGGACTGTATAGTCCAATTGAATATCTATCGGGTCAATCTAAATCGGAAATCGACTTCATTGAAACAATGGTGGGATCAAATAAATCTTCAATCTTAGGCGCTTTCCAATATATCCTCTCATTCCTCATTTTCATGACCGAAAGAATTATTTGACAACAAGAGACGAGTCACAAATAACCCATCGAAAGAGGAGTTAAAAACGAACCCAAAATGtataatttactaaaacttGGTGAAACTAAAAAACTTTTTCGAAGAGCAAGGCTGAAAAAAAGATCGCGTACGAACACGCGCCCCCAAATAAACTCTCTCAACTCTAGTTTCATCGAGTCTTCGTCTCCATCGTTCACCTTGCCTCTCCAGTGCCCCCAAGGCGCTGCGAGAGGGCCCATGAAACTCCCGCCAAATCCAACTTCCTCTCCGTCGTGGTTCTGTTGGTGATGGGTCTCTGTTTTCGGCGCCGTCGTTCGCGAGTCTGTGGCTCGTCTGCGGTTGTACGAATTGGAGATGCTTCGTATCTAGGCTCCTCTAGCGACTGTGCCGACAGTATGAAGCTTCTCTTCGCCGATGAACGCGCCTCCTCTCCCGACGTCAAAGCACCTCGACGGCAAGGTTCACAAACGTCGCTTCTTGCTTTTTCGATTCAAAGGTAAATCGGATATGCTCCGCCTGAGATAGAGGTCCCGGGACCTCAGACTTCGTTTACTGAGATTTCTTTTTACGGGTCGAGATTAGGCGTTCTTGCTATTGAGTCGATGCTCTAGTAGCTCCTCTTTCCCCCTTTGATATTGATTAGCGTTGCTTGTGAGAGTGGGTATGATTTGTAGGCTTAAACGAATATGGCAGTGGCGTCTCTTGGTCTCTTAGATATTGGGGTTGCACCTTGCAGCTCGAGGAGGGAGTAAGACCCAGGAGGTGGTGATGCTGCCCCTTACCCTTAACCGACTTAGAGGACGAGTTTGGTTGGGTTTGTTGAGCGCTATTAAGCACCTGTGGTTACGTGTTGTCCTGTCTATGCTGGAATTTAGGATCAGTTCTTGCCCAGCCCGGACTGAGAGGGCGGTCCTTGAGCGGGCTTGTCTATGTGTCTCAGAGGAAAGTATTGGTTCAGGCAATCGTATGAAACAACTTCATGCTAGCGTCGTGTCCCTCAATCTCCGGTTATCCAGTCTCTCCATATGCCTATTTCGTTTGTGCTCTTTCTCCCGACTCTTCAAGTGTTGTATTGATCCTTGTTGTCCTGTTCGCTCTAAGGCAGAACGGCTTCAGGTTCGATTGTCTTTTGATTACatgttttttaaacttttttgccATGTAATCAATCATAGTGGTCTTACAGTTTGTGTCAACATTTTGTAAACCTCAAACGTTCATTTTCATAATGATATTTatcttttagcaaaaaaagaaaaaaaagaaactaaaaaactTTGGACAGCTTATTAAAACTTCAACTGATTTCGATTGTATAAAATTTCGTTTGTATATGATGAGGACTTGATAGATCGTATATTGATTATTGATGTAAGAAATACAAAGAATTAAAATCAGTATAACAACCGGTACTTGATCACTGTTTTAACAAAACACATACAAAAgcacaacaaaacaaacaagaagaaaaggaaaatgGTATAACTCAAACTTAGTGCAATAGAACTCAGATGCATCATCATCAGACGTAATGTAAAAATTCATCAAATGAGAACTCGTTCTAACAAATAATGGCTTCTCCATGTTTTGTATACAGCATCATCTTACGAGTTGTCAATGACCTAGATATGTGACAAAAGCTGTGAATTAAAACTTTGCAAAAGAAGGagaaatttaaagaaaaataaaagcaaaGGAACTTATCTTCAATGGGGAGAGTTTGAATCTACTTCTTATCCAACGTCTTCTAACGAGTTGTCAATGTGAC includes the following:
- the LOC117128945 gene encoding uncharacterized protein At3g43530-like, which translates into the protein MVETRLGKRKDRPPPTAPPPQKSGTSKNSKKNKPKKSSKKRKTTDEESPAVDFVGTVGVAEENEVEEPAKDVEDREKEKEESEKEKEREEENGDEDEEEEENSDESQEEKDENGDKDEEEEGNSDESQEEKDENGDKDEEEEGNSDEEVENKDEEKIQEEEDTGEEENGTPEENRGQNENENQEQGEPPLEAELGNVDGDGEGVLGQGEEELEATEAIKPLRMYFYESEYKKQIKLATKCFVKDVMVTFDNLEPPMSDTERKWFEKHPQFCHVFHLEKDSNHMVQGMWMLLLRTVDSSKRKEVWFIVNGVPIRYGLREHALISGLSCRNYPLGYKEFGDRKFVKRHFKKGESIRLEDVKAKLLAMGEHRDRLKMMVLFFLGSVICAQTKVGKGARDVLEFFQRAVDDLEFCENFPWGRYSFDYMVKEISHTIDHFGGRVREKTLWPLPGFCLPLELLAFEAIPKLGLKFRKEVEDVDVDCPRMCRSVFKSAGMKGFSLSKLNRELDKLDKITSRDIHSILPTKTEEEVALLEEMTEEEDDVDVDDISVDSWIKRLAEGHSVFFEEMYDVDVAARDPNAQEAVDEDQDDEEGGEEGGASQKKMMEELIKQVKMFGTQLKRVKKTMDKFEERMVVPFEAFMKKAMDEGQGSRE
- the LOC117128946 gene encoding uncharacterized protein LOC117128946 → MSQTKIGIQHNSGLVGSELDWSVKKIKSGSYVCWFGLKKKKKVNPDSPRAPLPPDHPTYSSSCSSSSTLPLLHSSSTPPPLLSLSASRTLPDTMSNHVRDIPGSPKESYKMLYSYLYMLEQVNPGTKTCLKLDDRSKFEYLFIALGACIEGFAVMRKVIAVEGIRLKNGGVLVFAKAQDPNGQSYPLAFAVVDGENLASWTWFFEMLKSVIPDSSELVFISTLHQSLIFAIGNVFPQAHHGHCLWHLKEKVKLHACNVNKNIVGQKLMELGRYYTVDDFNSAYDSFKIRCPAAYKYVEECGIEKDKWARVFFPRDRYNLDTSNTLGSMKNVFKEATRWALIPMLDCIIRKFSDWFTQRKDVVSRSMNTRLVPRVENYLHDLWAVAHKLPVRELDSYELKYEITDTAGKVFWATLVGKTCTCKVWDYEKFPCLHGLAAYIYFARNVDGRRLDIHELCSKYYWTEMWHLAYSRTLNVVPDMASWNVPDQIKEVKIIPPYRIKRQGRKRV